From Scleropages formosus chromosome 1, fSclFor1.1, whole genome shotgun sequence, a single genomic window includes:
- the lpar2b gene encoding lysophosphatidic acid receptor 2b, with protein MAIESNQVSQCYDNQTVEFFYNKSGKFISPMWRTRDFVVVGLGLTVCVIVILANILVMTAIIINRRFHYPIYYLLGNLAAADLFAGLAYLHLMFHTGPWTIRLTPYRWFLRQGLIDTSLTASVVNLLAVALERHQTIFTMQLHSTMSVRRVLLLILAIWTVAVLLGLVPTMGWHCLCNLPACSTMAPMYSRSYLVFWAVLNLLTFSIMVAVYTRIFWYVRHKSRRMSQHTTNARYRETVMSLMKTVTMILGAFVICWTPGLVVLLLDGLHCIPCQVLKYEKYCLVLAECNSLMNPIIYSYRDEDMRRTFKRILCSLCGRGRGRHWGTVSGIRFNTQEEEGDQSHDADRVTNGTRLMLTDGRDMLSSSEG; from the exons ATGGCCATTGAGTCGAACCAGGTGTCCCAGTGCTACGACAACCAAACTGTGGAGTTCTTCTATAACAAGAGCGGCAAGTTCATCAGCCCCATGTGGCGAACACGTGACTTTGTCGTGGTGGGACTAGGCCTCACGGTGTGTGTGATCGTCATCCTCGCCAACATCCTTGTCATGACCGCTATAATCATCAACCGCCGCTTCCACTACCCCATCTACTACCTGTTGGGTAACCTGGCAGCAGCAGACCTCTTTGCTGGCCTCGCCTACCTGCACCTCATGTTCCACACAGGTCCCTGGACCATACGATTAACCCCATACCGTTGGTTCCTGCGCCAAGGCCTCATTGACACGAGCCTCACAGCATCTGTTGTGAACCTGCTCGCTGTTGCCTTGGAGCGCCACCAGACCATTTTTACCATGCAGCTGCACAGCACCATGAGTGTCCGTCGTGTCCTCCTGCTTATCCTGGCCATCTGGACCGTAGCTGTTCTGCTCGGCCTGGTGCCTACCATGGGCTGGCACTGCTTGTGTAACCTGCCTGCCTGCTCCACCATGGCACCCATGTACAGCCGCAGCTACCTGGTCTTCTGGGCCGTGCTCAACCTGCTCACCTTCTCCATCATGGTGGCCGTTTACACGCGCATCTTCTGGTATGTGCGCCACAAGAGCCGGCGTATGTCGCAGCACACCACAAATGCCAGATACCGGGAGACTGTGATGAGCCTCATGAAGACAGTCACCATGATCCTGG GAGCCTTTGTGATCTGCTGGACACCTGGCCTTGTTGTGTTGCTGCTGGATGGGCTCCACTGCATCCCCTGCCAGGTGCTCAAGTATGAGAAGTACTGTCTAGTTCTGGCAGAGTGCAACTCGCTCATGAACCCCATCATCTACTCATACCGCGACGAAGATATGAGGCGTACCTTCAAGCGCATCTTGTGCTCCCTGTGCGGGAGAGGACGGGGGCGCCACTGGGGGACAGTCTCGGGGATCCGCTTCAACACTCAGGAGGAAGAG GGGGACCAGAGCCACGATGCTGACCGTGTGACAAACGGCACCCGCCTCATGCTGACCGATGGGAGGGATATGCTCTCCTCCTCTGAAGGCTGA